In Falco biarmicus isolate bFalBia1 chromosome 5, bFalBia1.pri, whole genome shotgun sequence, a single genomic region encodes these proteins:
- the LOC130150214 gene encoding solute carrier organic anion transporter family member 1C1-like isoform X1, with the protein MDRPNTAGEVKGKSLFQDSDGSTVPVKSVCHNCSKLKIFLGALAFSFFAKGFSGSYMKSMSSQIERRFEISSSIVGIIDGSFEIGNLMVMVLVSYLGPRVHRPKVIAVGCLIMSLGAFLSVLPQFLMGRYNYERITVTVDNSSTSVSACSPAPSEGHPVTDATETLSTMKNFGCEKTTNSYLWLFVLMGNLLRGIGEAPVMPLGVSYIDDFSKEENSAFYIGLVRSSGMFGPTLGFLLGSFCASLWVDIGVVDIDTISINPKDTRWVGAWWLGLLLCGAVNFVASLPFWFLPYSLPKEGEKENLKINHISIQGDHCKTDPPAQPQLKFSEAVKDFFPALKKLFGNPVFLVYIFLTILQYNSLVGLITYETKFMEQQFNLSVARAIFLIGVILLPITILGMFLGGFLIKKFKLHITKMAKFACITFIAAYLLNLFYFICSCEVLQVAGLTVPYSGLKHLSFPKNSFKASCNADCSCKLDQWDPVCGADGITYMTACFAGCKSSTGMGKNMVFHNCSCVEVQEHGLGNSSAILGQCQRESCTKAFPYFLALQTACAFILGLGGTPTYMIMFRSVSPDLKSFAVGIETLGGRVLGGLPAPIYFGALIDETCLKWGTKNCGGSGSCRVYDTKAFRNVYLGLIAGLRAGCCLLYIVLCVLITKRFKPDGKEMTDTKNIERPTSKESATDNKKEILPGARISEESEETCM; encoded by the exons atATTTCTTGGAGCTctagctttttccttttttgccaAAGGATTTTCTGGAAGCTACATGAAGAGCATGTCTAGTCAAATTGAAAGGAGATTTGAAATCTCATCATCAATTGTTGGCATTATTGATGGCAGCTTTGAGATAG GTAACTTAATGGTAATGGTGTTGGTGAGCTACCTTGGACCAAGAGTTCATCGACCAAAAGTAATTGCTGTTGGATGTCTCATCATGTCTTTAGGAGCATTTTTGTCAGTGTTGCCTCAGTTCCTAATGGGACG ttataaTTATGAAAGGATAACTGTTACTGTGGACAACTCCTCTACAAGTGTATCAGCTTGTTCCCCAGCACCGTCTGAGGGCCATCCAGTCACAGATGCTACAGAAACTCTCAGCACAATGAAAAATTTTG GATGTGAGAAAACAACAAATTCCTATCTGTGGCTCTTTGTGTTGATGGGGAACCTTTTACGTGGAATTGGGGAAGCACCAGTTATGCCACTGGGTGTTTCATACATTGATGatttttctaaagaagaaaactcAGCATTTTACATAG GCCTGGTGAGGTCCTCCGGCATGTTTGGGCCGACCCTGGGCTTCCTGCTTGGGTCCTTCTGTGCCAGCCTCTGGGTTGACATTGGTGTTGTGGACATTG atACCATCAGCATAAATCCTAAGGATACCCGTTGGGTTGGTGCCTGGTGGCTTGGGTTGCTTCTCTGTGGAGCAGTCAACTTTGTTGCTTCATTGCCTTTCTGGTTTTTGCCTTACTCCTTACcaaaagaaggagagaaagaaaacctgaagataAATCATATATCTATTCAAGGAGATCACTGTAAAACAGACCCCCCAGCTCAGCCGCAGTTAAAGTTCTCGGAGGCAGTAAAAG ATTTCTTCCCAGCTCTAAAGAAGCTGTTTGGAAATCCAGTTTTCCTGGTGTACATCTTCCTCACTATTCTGCAGTACAATTCTCTTGTTGGGTTGATAACCTATGAAACAAAGTTTATGGAGCAGCAATTTAATTTATCAGTGGCAAGAGCCATCTTTCTAATTG GTGTGATACTTTTACCCATCACAATCCTGGGGATGTTTTTAGGAGGCTTTCTGATCAAGAAATTCAAACTCCACATAACTAAAATGGCAAAGTTTGCATGCATCACTTTTATAGCAGCCTATTTGTTAAACCTTTTCTACTTTATATGCAGTTGTGAGGTGCTCCAGGTGGCTGGTTTGACAGTGCCCTACTCTGG aTTAAAGCATCTTTCCTTCCCCAAAAACAGCTTCAAGGCCAGTTGCAATGCTGACTGCAGCTGCAAGCTGGATCAGTGGGACCCTGTATGTGGGGCTGATGGGATCACTTACATGACAGCCTGCTTTGCGGGATGTAAATCATCAACTGGGATGGGAAAGAATATG GTGTTTCACAATTGCAGCTGTGTGGAAGTACAAGAGCATGGGCTTGGCAATTCCTCTGCAATTCTGGGACAATGCCAAAGAGAAAGCTGTACCAAAGCATTTCCCTATTTTTTAGCATTACAGACTGCATGTGCATTTATTTTAGGCTTAGGAGGCACTCCTACATACATGATTATGTTTAG aTCTGTTTCACCAGACCTGAAATCCTTTGCTGTTGGGATTGAAACTTTAGGTGGTAGAGTACTAG gaggACTCCCAGCCCCTATTTATTTTGGTGCCTTGATAGATGAGACCTGCTTGAAATGGGGGACAAAGAACTGTGGGGGATCTGGATCTTGCCGGGTATATGATACGAAAGCATTCAG aaatGTCTATCTTGGCCTCATTGCAGGACTACGGGCAGGATGCTGTCTTTTATACATAGTACTCTGTGTTTTAATAACGAAACGCTTCAAACCAGATGGCAAAGAGATGACAGATACTAAGAATATAGAAAGACCAACCAGCAAAGAATCAGCTACtgacaacaaaaaagaaattcttcctggtGCAAGAATCTCAGAGGAGAGTGAGGAAACTTGTATGTGA
- the LOC130150214 gene encoding solute carrier organic anion transporter family member 1C1-like isoform X2, whose translation MDRPNTAGEVKGKSLFQDSDGSTVPVKSVCHNCSKLKIFLGALAFSFFAKGFSGSYMKSMSSQIERRFEISSSIVGIIDGSFEIGNLMVMVLVSYLGPRVHRPKVIAVGCLIMSLGAFLSVLPQFLMGRYNYERITVTVDNSSTSVSACSPAPSEGHPVTDATETLSTMKNFGLVRSSGMFGPTLGFLLGSFCASLWVDIGVVDIDTISINPKDTRWVGAWWLGLLLCGAVNFVASLPFWFLPYSLPKEGEKENLKINHISIQGDHCKTDPPAQPQLKFSEAVKDFFPALKKLFGNPVFLVYIFLTILQYNSLVGLITYETKFMEQQFNLSVARAIFLIGVILLPITILGMFLGGFLIKKFKLHITKMAKFACITFIAAYLLNLFYFICSCEVLQVAGLTVPYSGLKHLSFPKNSFKASCNADCSCKLDQWDPVCGADGITYMTACFAGCKSSTGMGKNMVFHNCSCVEVQEHGLGNSSAILGQCQRESCTKAFPYFLALQTACAFILGLGGTPTYMIMFRSVSPDLKSFAVGIETLGGRVLGGLPAPIYFGALIDETCLKWGTKNCGGSGSCRVYDTKAFRNVYLGLIAGLRAGCCLLYIVLCVLITKRFKPDGKEMTDTKNIERPTSKESATDNKKEILPGARISEESEETCM comes from the exons atATTTCTTGGAGCTctagctttttccttttttgccaAAGGATTTTCTGGAAGCTACATGAAGAGCATGTCTAGTCAAATTGAAAGGAGATTTGAAATCTCATCATCAATTGTTGGCATTATTGATGGCAGCTTTGAGATAG GTAACTTAATGGTAATGGTGTTGGTGAGCTACCTTGGACCAAGAGTTCATCGACCAAAAGTAATTGCTGTTGGATGTCTCATCATGTCTTTAGGAGCATTTTTGTCAGTGTTGCCTCAGTTCCTAATGGGACG ttataaTTATGAAAGGATAACTGTTACTGTGGACAACTCCTCTACAAGTGTATCAGCTTGTTCCCCAGCACCGTCTGAGGGCCATCCAGTCACAGATGCTACAGAAACTCTCAGCACAATGAAAAATTTTG GCCTGGTGAGGTCCTCCGGCATGTTTGGGCCGACCCTGGGCTTCCTGCTTGGGTCCTTCTGTGCCAGCCTCTGGGTTGACATTGGTGTTGTGGACATTG atACCATCAGCATAAATCCTAAGGATACCCGTTGGGTTGGTGCCTGGTGGCTTGGGTTGCTTCTCTGTGGAGCAGTCAACTTTGTTGCTTCATTGCCTTTCTGGTTTTTGCCTTACTCCTTACcaaaagaaggagagaaagaaaacctgaagataAATCATATATCTATTCAAGGAGATCACTGTAAAACAGACCCCCCAGCTCAGCCGCAGTTAAAGTTCTCGGAGGCAGTAAAAG ATTTCTTCCCAGCTCTAAAGAAGCTGTTTGGAAATCCAGTTTTCCTGGTGTACATCTTCCTCACTATTCTGCAGTACAATTCTCTTGTTGGGTTGATAACCTATGAAACAAAGTTTATGGAGCAGCAATTTAATTTATCAGTGGCAAGAGCCATCTTTCTAATTG GTGTGATACTTTTACCCATCACAATCCTGGGGATGTTTTTAGGAGGCTTTCTGATCAAGAAATTCAAACTCCACATAACTAAAATGGCAAAGTTTGCATGCATCACTTTTATAGCAGCCTATTTGTTAAACCTTTTCTACTTTATATGCAGTTGTGAGGTGCTCCAGGTGGCTGGTTTGACAGTGCCCTACTCTGG aTTAAAGCATCTTTCCTTCCCCAAAAACAGCTTCAAGGCCAGTTGCAATGCTGACTGCAGCTGCAAGCTGGATCAGTGGGACCCTGTATGTGGGGCTGATGGGATCACTTACATGACAGCCTGCTTTGCGGGATGTAAATCATCAACTGGGATGGGAAAGAATATG GTGTTTCACAATTGCAGCTGTGTGGAAGTACAAGAGCATGGGCTTGGCAATTCCTCTGCAATTCTGGGACAATGCCAAAGAGAAAGCTGTACCAAAGCATTTCCCTATTTTTTAGCATTACAGACTGCATGTGCATTTATTTTAGGCTTAGGAGGCACTCCTACATACATGATTATGTTTAG aTCTGTTTCACCAGACCTGAAATCCTTTGCTGTTGGGATTGAAACTTTAGGTGGTAGAGTACTAG gaggACTCCCAGCCCCTATTTATTTTGGTGCCTTGATAGATGAGACCTGCTTGAAATGGGGGACAAAGAACTGTGGGGGATCTGGATCTTGCCGGGTATATGATACGAAAGCATTCAG aaatGTCTATCTTGGCCTCATTGCAGGACTACGGGCAGGATGCTGTCTTTTATACATAGTACTCTGTGTTTTAATAACGAAACGCTTCAAACCAGATGGCAAAGAGATGACAGATACTAAGAATATAGAAAGACCAACCAGCAAAGAATCAGCTACtgacaacaaaaaagaaattcttcctggtGCAAGAATCTCAGAGGAGAGTGAGGAAACTTGTATGTGA
- the LOC130150214 gene encoding solute carrier organic anion transporter family member 1C1-like isoform X3, whose translation MDRPNTAGEVKGKSLFQDSDGSTVPVKSVCHNCSKLKIFLGALAFSFFAKGFSGSYMKSMSSQIERRFEISSSIVGIIDGSFEIGNLMVMVLVSYLGPRVHRPKVIAVGCLIMSLGAFLSVLPQFLMGRYNYERITVTVDNSSTSVSACSPAPSEGHPVTDATETLSTMKNFGCEKTTNSYLWLFVLMGNLLRGIGEAPVMPLGVSYIDDFSKEENSAFYIGLVRSSGMFGPTLGFLLGSFCASLWVDIGVVDIDFFPALKKLFGNPVFLVYIFLTILQYNSLVGLITYETKFMEQQFNLSVARAIFLIGVILLPITILGMFLGGFLIKKFKLHITKMAKFACITFIAAYLLNLFYFICSCEVLQVAGLTVPYSGLKHLSFPKNSFKASCNADCSCKLDQWDPVCGADGITYMTACFAGCKSSTGMGKNMVFHNCSCVEVQEHGLGNSSAILGQCQRESCTKAFPYFLALQTACAFILGLGGTPTYMIMFRSVSPDLKSFAVGIETLGGRVLGGLPAPIYFGALIDETCLKWGTKNCGGSGSCRVYDTKAFRNVYLGLIAGLRAGCCLLYIVLCVLITKRFKPDGKEMTDTKNIERPTSKESATDNKKEILPGARISEESEETCM comes from the exons atATTTCTTGGAGCTctagctttttccttttttgccaAAGGATTTTCTGGAAGCTACATGAAGAGCATGTCTAGTCAAATTGAAAGGAGATTTGAAATCTCATCATCAATTGTTGGCATTATTGATGGCAGCTTTGAGATAG GTAACTTAATGGTAATGGTGTTGGTGAGCTACCTTGGACCAAGAGTTCATCGACCAAAAGTAATTGCTGTTGGATGTCTCATCATGTCTTTAGGAGCATTTTTGTCAGTGTTGCCTCAGTTCCTAATGGGACG ttataaTTATGAAAGGATAACTGTTACTGTGGACAACTCCTCTACAAGTGTATCAGCTTGTTCCCCAGCACCGTCTGAGGGCCATCCAGTCACAGATGCTACAGAAACTCTCAGCACAATGAAAAATTTTG GATGTGAGAAAACAACAAATTCCTATCTGTGGCTCTTTGTGTTGATGGGGAACCTTTTACGTGGAATTGGGGAAGCACCAGTTATGCCACTGGGTGTTTCATACATTGATGatttttctaaagaagaaaactcAGCATTTTACATAG GCCTGGTGAGGTCCTCCGGCATGTTTGGGCCGACCCTGGGCTTCCTGCTTGGGTCCTTCTGTGCCAGCCTCTGGGTTGACATTGGTGTTGTGGACATTG ATTTCTTCCCAGCTCTAAAGAAGCTGTTTGGAAATCCAGTTTTCCTGGTGTACATCTTCCTCACTATTCTGCAGTACAATTCTCTTGTTGGGTTGATAACCTATGAAACAAAGTTTATGGAGCAGCAATTTAATTTATCAGTGGCAAGAGCCATCTTTCTAATTG GTGTGATACTTTTACCCATCACAATCCTGGGGATGTTTTTAGGAGGCTTTCTGATCAAGAAATTCAAACTCCACATAACTAAAATGGCAAAGTTTGCATGCATCACTTTTATAGCAGCCTATTTGTTAAACCTTTTCTACTTTATATGCAGTTGTGAGGTGCTCCAGGTGGCTGGTTTGACAGTGCCCTACTCTGG aTTAAAGCATCTTTCCTTCCCCAAAAACAGCTTCAAGGCCAGTTGCAATGCTGACTGCAGCTGCAAGCTGGATCAGTGGGACCCTGTATGTGGGGCTGATGGGATCACTTACATGACAGCCTGCTTTGCGGGATGTAAATCATCAACTGGGATGGGAAAGAATATG GTGTTTCACAATTGCAGCTGTGTGGAAGTACAAGAGCATGGGCTTGGCAATTCCTCTGCAATTCTGGGACAATGCCAAAGAGAAAGCTGTACCAAAGCATTTCCCTATTTTTTAGCATTACAGACTGCATGTGCATTTATTTTAGGCTTAGGAGGCACTCCTACATACATGATTATGTTTAG aTCTGTTTCACCAGACCTGAAATCCTTTGCTGTTGGGATTGAAACTTTAGGTGGTAGAGTACTAG gaggACTCCCAGCCCCTATTTATTTTGGTGCCTTGATAGATGAGACCTGCTTGAAATGGGGGACAAAGAACTGTGGGGGATCTGGATCTTGCCGGGTATATGATACGAAAGCATTCAG aaatGTCTATCTTGGCCTCATTGCAGGACTACGGGCAGGATGCTGTCTTTTATACATAGTACTCTGTGTTTTAATAACGAAACGCTTCAAACCAGATGGCAAAGAGATGACAGATACTAAGAATATAGAAAGACCAACCAGCAAAGAATCAGCTACtgacaacaaaaaagaaattcttcctggtGCAAGAATCTCAGAGGAGAGTGAGGAAACTTGTATGTGA